The genomic stretch GTACGAATGGGTGGCGCGTCTGCTGGAGAAGATTCCGGCGCCCACCTTCGCCATCGTCGGCAACCACGACCTGATGGGGAAGGGGGGACTGCTCTACCAACGGACCTTTGGCCCCACCTTCCAGTCCTTCGACTACCAGGGCAGCCGCTTCGTCCTCTTCGACTCCAACTCGCTCGAGTACGGCTTCTCCGGCGAGGTGCCGGACGTGGCGCGGCTGCGCGAGGCGCTCATGTCCGGGCCCGCGCGGCGCCATACCTTCACCTTCTCGCACGTGCCCCCGGGGCACCCCGACTTCGACCCGGACCTGACGGAGCCGGTGGAGGCGCTCCAGGCGGAGGCCGGGGTCACCATCTCCTTCCACGCGCATACCCACCGCTACGCCAGCGACGTGCGGCGAGGCGTGCGCTACTTCGTCGCCGACGCGCTCGAGAGCCGCAACTACCTGTTGGTCACGGTGGTGGGCGACTCGGTGGATGTCGAACGGGTCTACTACTGATGGCACGCCTGCGCTTCGTCGGATGGCTCGTGGTCGTTCTGGGGCTCGTCGGTGGACGCGCGGCCCGGGCGGCGGACGCGGAGGTGGAGACGACGGTGGAAACCGAGGAGAAGGCGCGTCCCTGGTACGTACCGGGCCATGCCGCGATGCAGCTCGCGGGCTCCATCGGCTTCACCTCCGCGGGCCCGGGCTGGTCGTTCCTGGAGGAGGCGGTGGAGGCGGAGGTGATGCTGGGCTGGGCGCCGCGCGCCATCGCGGGGGCGGACTTCGTCACGCTCACGCTCAAGGGCCGCTGGAACCCGTTCCGGCTGCGCTACGGCAACTGGACCTTCCGGCCGCTCTCCGTGGGCGGCATGTTCAGCTACACCTTCGGCGGGGACTACTTCCTGTCCCAACCGGGGCGCTATCCGGATGGGTACTACTGGTTCCGCACCGCGCTGAGGCCCGCGCTCATCCTCGGCGCGAGCGTGGGCCACTCCGCGCGAACGTTCGACCTCGACCGGGTGGAGGCCTACGCGGAGCTGGTCGCCACCGACTTCCGCCTCGTCCAGTTCTACCACAACCCGGCGACGGTGAAGACGGGCATCGTGTCGCTCGCGCTCGGTGCGCGGCTGCGCTTCTGAATCGCGCCGGGACGCTGAGGACGGGCAACGTGTCGCTCGCGCTCGGTGCGCGGCCGCGCTTCTGCATCGGGCCGAGATGGTGAGAACGGGCAGCGTGTTGCTCGACGCTCACGTTCGGTGCTCGGCCGCGCTGGACTCAGGGGCGTGAAGGCGTCGCCGTCGCGGGAGGCGCGGTGGCGGGCGCGGGGCTGGCCTGCTCACCTCCCGCGGGCTCTCCGCGCAGGCGGCGCAGGATGCGCGGGGCCTCGGCGGCGAAGCGCTCCTGGGCGTCCGGGAGGGGGCGATCCCACATGTCCGACAGCTCCGTGCCCGGCAGGCCCGCGCCGAAGCGCACCTTGAGCTGCTGGCCGATGAGCGCATAGCGCGGCTCCCAGCCGATGGTGGTGAGCAGGTAGCGCCGCGGGTCCGGCCGGGTCATGGGGACGCCATCGCCCAGCTGCTCCGGGGGGTGGGCGTCTCCCAGCAGGTCGAAGAGCGTGGGGACCAGGTCGATATGGCCCGTGACGGCGTCGACCTGTCCGGGAGGCAGGCGCTCGTCGAAGACGAGCATGGGGACGTGGAGCTGGAGCTCCGTGACGTCGCTGGCGTGGCCCACGCGGCCGTGCTCGCGGAACTCCTCGCCGTGGTCGCCGGTGAAGATGACCAGGGGCCGCGCGCCACGCGTGGCCTCGATGCGCGACAGCAGCTCCTCCACCTTCGTGTCCACCTCGTAGGCGGAGTTCCACGCGCGGGCCTTGAGGTGCTCGGCGGGCACCCGCGCGGTGGCGAGCCCCCCCTTGCCGTCCCACGCCGGGGAGAACACCGCCGAGCGGGGCGGATAGTCGTAATCGAAGTGCGTGCCCGCGAAGAAGACGAAGAGGAACAGCGGCGTGTCGCGAGGCGTCTGCTCGGCGATGCGCAGCGCGTCCTCCACCATGGCGGCGTCGCGCAGGTGGCTGCGCCCGTCGTAGTCCGTGCGCAGCCCGCCCTGCACGTCGCGGAAGACGGTGTCCTTCAGGCCCATCCAGTCCACCGACGAGGCCGCGAGGAAGGCCTGGCGGTAGCCGTTGTGCTTCAGCGCGGGGAACAAGAGCGGCGCGCGCCCGGCGCCGACGACGGCGTCCCGGCGCTGCGCCTCCAGCCCGAAGAAGAGGCTGAAGAGCGAGTAGTCCGTGGAGCTGGCGGCGCTGTGGTGGCGCAGGAAGCGCGTGCCCGTCCGGGCGCGCCGCCACAGGTGGGGCATCACGTCCTCGCGGAAGAAGTCGTCGCGAAGGCTCTCCACCAGCACCAGCACGATGTCCGGCGTGCGCGTGAACTTCACCGAGGCCGGGTCGATGCTCGACGCGGGGGCGCCCGCCTCGGGGCTGACCCCCAGGCGCAGGCCGGAGGCGGGAGGGCGGCCCGTCACCTTCGCGAGCAGCGAATTCATCCGCACCGGGGCCTGGAGGGGCAGGGTGGTGGCCGCGTGCAGCACGGCGCCTCCATGCGCGAAGACGAGCCAGGCGCTGCCCAGCCGCTCCAGGGTGCACACCAGTATCAGCGCGAGCACCGCCTGCCCCGTCCGGCGCGGGCGCGGCCCCAGGCCCTTCGCGATGAAGCGGCTGCCGACCCACGCGTCGAGCGACACCGCGGCGAGGGCCCCAAGGGCGAGCAGCGCCACCTCGTGGGGCGCGAGCCCCGTCTCCGCCAGCGCCCGGGGCTGCAGCGCCACCGCGAGCACCAGGCCGTTGATGTGGAAACCCAGCGAGGACAGCACCAGCGCGTCCACGCCGAGCAGCGCCACGCCCAGGGCCACCAACACCGGCATCGCGATGGCGTAGCGCCGGCCGAGCAGCGTCAGTGGCAGTGTCGCCACGAAGGCGAGCAGGCCCAGGAACAGCGCCTGGACGAGGCCGCCCGCCAGCAGCAGGGGGCGCAGCGACGGCGCCAGGCGCTCCACGGAGGAGAAGAGCGGCGCGCCGAAGAAGACGAGCGCGAGCAGGCCGTGCAGCAGGCACCAGACGAGCGCGGGTCCCCAGAGTGGAAGGGCCTCCACCAGCCGTCGGGGGAGCCTCTCGGCGAAGGAGCGGGGAGCGGTCTGCGTCGATGACATCGCGCCACCTGCTAGCCTGCCCCCAGCGGAGTTTCAACCCATGACGCGGCCCCGCCCGCTCTCCCGCCGCGGGAGCTTGCCGCCGTGGGGCACGACGCGTCAGGCGGGCGCGGGGCGCACAACCCGCGTGTCCGGCCAGGGCGGGCGATGCGAGGATGTGGCACATGCCTCCCCGCAAGCTCGCGCGTCCCCTCGTCTGGCTGGAGTCCTTCACCGCCGCGGTGGAGGCGGGCAGCATCGAGGCCGCCGCCGAGCACCTCGGTGTCGCCCGCTCCGTGGTGAGCGAGCACATCCGCTCGCTGGAGCTGGCGCTCGCCGAGGGCGCCACGCTGCTGGAGCGTGGCCCCGGACGCCGGCTCCAGCTCACCGCGCGCGGCGAGCGCCTCTTCGCGGGCACGCAGACGCCGCTGCACCAGCTCGACATGAAGCGGCTGCGGGACCTGGCCAGCGCGGAGCCCGTGGTGCGCCTGGGCCTCAACCCCACGCTGTCGCTCTCCCTGTTGGGCAAGGTGGCCCGGGACGCGGCGGCCACGGGCCTCAAGCTGGTGCTCAGCTTCGGCGGCCCTCACGAACTGACCCGGCAGGTCCAGACGCGCCAGCTCGACCTGGCGCTCGACTTCACGCCCCTGCCTCCGCACGAGGGCGTGGAGTCCGAGTCGCTCCTGCGCATGCCCTTCGTCGTGCTCGCCGGCCCGGACAGCGCCTTGGCCGTCTCCGCCGCCGGGCGCAAGGCGCTGCACGTGAAGGACCTGGAGGGACACCCCTTCGTGGACTGGCTGCGCGACGACCCCTACGGCGGCGCCAACAGCGCGCGCTTCGCGGCGCACGGCGTCTCCGTCCAGGAGGTCGCCCGCGCTGAGAGCTTCCTGCTCCTCTACGATTTGCTGAGGGCCTTCCGCGCGTGCGCCATCACCCCGGACCTGCGCGCCATGCACCCCTTCCCACCCGACATCCGCGCCTGGCCCCTGCGCGAGGAGGAGCCCCAGGCCGTCGAGGTCGTGGCCCTCTGGCCCTCCGGCTCGCTCAGCCCCGGCGCGTCCTCCCTGCTGGGTGGACTCCGCCAACCCGTATGAAGTTGGTTCGATAAATCGACGAAGACGTCGGATTCTGCCGGATTTCCGAAGCGAAAACGGCTGGGTATCTTCTTCTGGCTGCAAGATTTCGCCAGG from Myxococcus stipitatus encodes the following:
- a CDS encoding metallophosphoesterase family protein codes for the protein MLALLVAACGVFEFHPYEIRGGEESLNAKALARLPRHDPERPFRFAVIGDIQLFLDDSADAVDDLARRDVDLVVQMGDLTEYGTAQEYEWVARLLEKIPAPTFAIVGNHDLMGKGGLLYQRTFGPTFQSFDYQGSRFVLFDSNSLEYGFSGEVPDVARLREALMSGPARRHTFTFSHVPPGHPDFDPDLTEPVEALQAEAGVTISFHAHTHRYASDVRRGVRYFVADALESRNYLLVTVVGDSVDVERVYY
- a CDS encoding sulfatase-like hydrolase/transferase; translated protein: MSSTQTAPRSFAERLPRRLVEALPLWGPALVWCLLHGLLALVFFGAPLFSSVERLAPSLRPLLLAGGLVQALFLGLLAFVATLPLTLLGRRYAIAMPVLVALGVALLGVDALVLSSLGFHINGLVLAVALQPRALAETGLAPHEVALLALGALAAVSLDAWVGSRFIAKGLGPRPRRTGQAVLALILVCTLERLGSAWLVFAHGGAVLHAATTLPLQAPVRMNSLLAKVTGRPPASGLRLGVSPEAGAPASSIDPASVKFTRTPDIVLVLVESLRDDFFREDVMPHLWRRARTGTRFLRHHSAASSTDYSLFSLFFGLEAQRRDAVVGAGRAPLLFPALKHNGYRQAFLAASSVDWMGLKDTVFRDVQGGLRTDYDGRSHLRDAAMVEDALRIAEQTPRDTPLFLFVFFAGTHFDYDYPPRSAVFSPAWDGKGGLATARVPAEHLKARAWNSAYEVDTKVEELLSRIEATRGARPLVIFTGDHGEEFREHGRVGHASDVTELQLHVPMLVFDERLPPGQVDAVTGHIDLVPTLFDLLGDAHPPEQLGDGVPMTRPDPRRYLLTTIGWEPRYALIGQQLKVRFGAGLPGTELSDMWDRPLPDAQERFAAEAPRILRRLRGEPAGGEQASPAPATAPPATATPSRP
- a CDS encoding LysR family transcriptional regulator → MPPRKLARPLVWLESFTAAVEAGSIEAAAEHLGVARSVVSEHIRSLELALAEGATLLERGPGRRLQLTARGERLFAGTQTPLHQLDMKRLRDLASAEPVVRLGLNPTLSLSLLGKVARDAAATGLKLVLSFGGPHELTRQVQTRQLDLALDFTPLPPHEGVESESLLRMPFVVLAGPDSALAVSAAGRKALHVKDLEGHPFVDWLRDDPYGGANSARFAAHGVSVQEVARAESFLLLYDLLRAFRACAITPDLRAMHPFPPDIRAWPLREEEPQAVEVVALWPSGSLSPGASSLLGGLRQPV